The stretch of DNA TATTCGCCAAAAAATAGAAACAGAACGAATTCTTtggtcatatatatattataaaaaacagAGTGTAAAATTGTTCCATTCACAGATTGGTTGTAGGAAACGACTTGAAGGCAAAGATGCATTTTTGGATTGCTTTAACTCTTGTAGTTGGCTTCTGTATGATTAATCAAATAAAAGGTAGGTTTTCTAATGTTCTTTTTAATGTTTATGGAAGACTGGTATTATCTACTCCATCAGCAGTGTCGAACATTTAGACACCTGTGCTACTATAGTGTGTGATCTACCGCCATATGGCATCTACCTAGGTGCAATATGAGGTCTTCCGTGTTATTTTGAGGTAGATATCACGCTACAGTAGCACCAACTTAAGTTATTATTTTAAGAACCTGATAACGAAAATGCCCGGATAACGAAAAAAGTAGGATGTGGACAGTCTTAAATTTTGCTGACATGTTCAATAAATACCAGAAGACATTTTAATCATTTTGATTCCTTCAGTAGTTTGGCCATTTATTTTGTGATTATTATAACTTGAAAGCTCAGATTCTGGCACATCATGCAAAGTGATAGGAACACGCTTGCCATCGcgcctctgattactctgtgaGGGTTCGCATCAGGTTCGATATTCATGTGCGGGAGGCCGAGAGGATAGCTGGACCCGTCGTCGCAGCGTGGTTCACGTGACCGCTTTCCGGTTACGATTTCCTCCACCATCACGTTCACGCATCTGAATCAACGACATGGACCAGACTGTATCTAATTCGTCACACAATTaggccatcttatcggcttacCTCTCCCCAAGagataaatatagaaatcacGTTTTTTCAGGAGAATGGAAGAGATTATTCGATATTACTAATAAGTTTTAGAAAACCGAATTTAAATCAAtgagaaatattgaaaatcttacaaaaaataatacatataaagtttgaTTATTTTCTGTAATAAACTTCATTTATATTCAGCTGATTGTCCCCCTAACGCTCAAGCTGATATCGTATTTCTGATTGATTCATCAACTTCAATGATGGGAACACCATTGGACACGTTAAGAACGTTTCTTCGTGAAATGATCGGGTAAGCATCATGCATTCTTCCATTACATTTCgcaaccgctggtcggttatggcttccgcCACCACCAATttcatacatctgaaacaaataaaggTTACCGATTCCCGTACCGATTTTCACGGTGTTTCTTACACATTTGCTTTAAAAATGCTCTAAACGGGAAACTACTTCTAAATATGAATCTAGCTTGTTCCATATTAAAAACCTATTCAATTGAATTAAATTCTGATTGAGTATTTGGCGCACACAATTAGGTTTCGCGCActaattgttttttaataaacaataattcTGCGTACCAAAATGACCTTTTTTTTATCCTCACCTCATCTTGGGGGGAATTTGTACTTGAATTCATTTGACATTTACAAATGATATCATCATTCAATACAATGAattgtttgtctgtttattCCACACCGCGTGAAATCCGAGTGGACTTATCGCTCAAACTGAGTTTATTAAACTCAAGGTTTTCCAGTTTCAGTAGGAAGTTTCAACTTCTATTATCACTATACTCCGACGTGTTGTAAAATACCGGTGCGTTTCAAAGTGGCCTCATTTAGTCAATAGAAAGCTTTAGAGATTCATTTGAATTgcaagccaaacggaaattctgacgccaaacgtgttTCAAAAAGgccaaaattgtgaaatttggCGTTGAAAAGGCCAATATGGCACCCCTGGTATATAGACATGCGATATTCggcacttcatttttaaaccttggcagcggaaaaacttgcatttgttacgtgCTTTATATGATAATATGCTTTATATGGCTTGCCCaaactcaaatactgtatgtgtatattgtattgtgTACATGTAAAGTACTGTAAATGTCTTCCTGTtgcaaaacacacaactggCTTTTAATATGGGCACTCAGTATTGTAACCTACACTGAGGAAACCAGTAACTAtatgcaaatataaattttttttcaagtaaaatatttggaatatttgttaaaaacaaattattataattttcgTGTAAACATGataacgaataaaatttattataaaacataataaaacGTTAATAACACAGGAACAAAAAGGCCGACATccaatgttttcaaaatagtctTCAATTGATCAAATCGAATCTGACGCATTGGCAAATTGAAATGTGCATTCCATTGTCCATCGAAAAATCACGGTTTGAATgtgctaatatatatatattccgagATTGGATATATATCTAATTTCAAACTctcacaaaaatatcaataaagtacaaatatttattacaaaactAATACAcacattctatattatttatctTTTCAGTCAATGGACGATTTCAAGCCAATTCGTCAATGTTGCAATTGTACCATATCATACTGAGATAGCATTTGATGACGTTATTTTTCTTTCTCAATTTGCAAACGATAAAGACGGTCTGCTCGCATCATTGGAAGTGATAACAAACAATAGATCAGGTGAAATGTAGCTGtaacattttttgtaaatataataatgaatttgACAGTCTGTTGAATGAATACTGTTTGTGTCTCAGGATCCTTGACCGGAAACGCACTAGAATATGCGCGTACCGTTGTGTTGTCTGCTGAAAACGGAAATCGACCAGATGCGCCcgatattgttattgttatgaCCGACGGACGAGGACAAGACTCCATTGAAGTGCCATTACAGAGGCTCTGGGCAGCTGGGGCAACCGTAAGTTGACCGATTTATTTCGTTATTTATGAGTCGatagaataaatttattattacctCCGACAAATTCCAATATACGCCCCGTGCCTTGTCATCCCCAGACTTATAGCACATTTTCATTTAGACGTACGCTGTTGGCTGTAAGCCAAAACGAAGATTATCAATGTTGACTCCTCAATTGATGAAAATAGCTCAGAATAATTCAGAAAGAATGCATTTGACAGATCGATCTTCAATGGGAAATATTGATGTGATGATGCATGATATGAAGAATGTGTATTGCCCTCCGGGTAAGTGGCTGAAAAGACATTATCGCGAATTCTTCTTACCACCTTCTCTGCACCTGCGCTGCATCGAAAATTGTATAATCCACAACAGGGCGCGTCCAAGCCGTTGGTGTCGCTTTATCGCAGAGACAAATggattatttttacttaaatcTAACACGTATTTTAGAGGGGCGTATTGTGAAGTCGCGTTGCCATCTTAATGGGGGAATCATGCGCTGATTGCAGCTGTTGGTAAGCGAAAATAAGTTGAAACTATCATCCAAAAAATTTCAATGACTTTCGTTGTCAGCACATATGGTTTGACGCTACAGAATGTGTGGCCTTGTTTATATCGCAGTTTATTCCTCTGTGCGAGGGTTGAATCATAActaaaaattttgtaattgaaCATCTGATATTTTCCACGAAAATCTCATTGTTGGTAGAACATAACTAAAAAATCCCTGAACGTGATCATAATGGTGACTGTATGAACACTGTCTAATTGGTATTAAAGTTGTAATGATAGCATCCCCAGATGTGTAGGCTATTTTCTGTGTGAACATATCATAAATATACTACATTACAGACGAAACTTGCACGCCACCAAGAAGAAGCTTGAAAAATGGAGTTGTAAGATGCACTGATGAAAATCGGGTGTCATCCGTCTGTACATTTGAATGTGACGCTGGGTACACTGTTTATCCTAGAAAACGTGCAACAAACAGATGCCTACCTTCAAAAAATTGGGATCGACAGGCACCTTGTTGTACAAGTAAGTGCTATATTTCAACACAATTGAAGTTTTCCCAATAattgacttccttgtttacttcgtcgATATTAGCTAATCAGCGACACAATTGACATAACAATTGAAGATTTGCAACTACTCGGACGCTTTCTTACTCAGACAGAGCTTTATATATGATTGTAAACATCAGCTCGTTTTTGTGGTTTTGCCATCTGTCATTTTTcagttgtatttttaaaatttagttaTAAATACATAACTCTCTAGTCTATAGCAGGGGTggacaaggtttttgaaccaggggccaaaaatttagCTCATTTAGAATGgagggccatgtaagtgtgacgtagagagttacattttatgaacaatatttacagtgttacaaaagcaaaagtagaaaacaatgagcctcgtgCGAAAAGTAAActtaatcgcaatttcaacaaattccttgagctatttttgactaaaatatcaaaattttgttttagtttggttgtggcaacaTCGGGCGGCctagattgaattacccaacgggccggatttggtcCGTCCATGGTCTATAGTCATTTTGTCTTCCGCTGAGCTTTAGTTTGGTTGCAGTCGAATATTAGTTCTGAAAACACTGGAATATACTAGACAAAGAATGGCTTAcagtaagaaaaaaatattaacgattttttgacaatttttacaGAACCTTGTCCTCCTAATGCAAAAATGGATGCATTTATAATACTTGATTCATCCTCATCAGTTGGCGAGAAGAATTGGAGTATAATAAAGAGCTTTATTC from Styela clava chromosome 14, kaStyClav1.hap1.2, whole genome shotgun sequence encodes:
- the LOC144431952 gene encoding matrilin-1-like is translated as MHFWIALTLVVGFCMINQIKADCPPNAQADIVFLIDSSTSMMGTPLDTLRTFLREMIGQWTISSQFVNVAIVPYHTEIAFDDVIFLSQFANDKDGLLASLEVITNNRSGSLTGNALEYARTVVLSAENGNRPDAPDIVIVMTDGRGQDSIEVPLQRLWAAGATTYAVGCKPKRRLSMLTPQLMKIAQNNSERMHLTDRSSMGNIDVMMHDMKNVYCPPDETCTPPRRSLKNGVVRCTDENRVSSVCTFECDAGYTVYPRKRATNRCLPSKNWDRQAPCCTKPCPPNAKMDAFIILDSSSSVGEKNWSIIKSFIHNIIRSFIISDDATHFAVVRYSSFVDNTTQVQLNDYPNDIDGLLSAFDAIPYDGSGRKTGQAIQHVVDNMVPVGNRPDVQDIAFVVTGGKSQDNVLEQSKQLRDLGALVFVIGFTPLKGKLDMEQLLEIAGDPDNVLIPDEAFFGWEITDKVCGHPCGD